One Triticum dicoccoides isolate Atlit2015 ecotype Zavitan chromosome 5B, WEW_v2.0, whole genome shotgun sequence genomic window carries:
- the LOC119312205 gene encoding guanylate-binding protein 4-like isoform X1, which translates to MGRRWAPGICAVALLWLAAAAAGDPDPDELERAFPIVEPDYGHTKLRLSEQGLEAIRRIENPIAIVGVIGPYRSGKSFLLNQLLSLSCDKGFGVGHMRDTKTKGIWIWGKPVEMDVDGTKVSVLYLDTEGFESVGKSNVYDDRIFALATVLSSVLIYNLPETVREADISRLSFAVEIAEEFYGRVKGEEIAFEPAKLLWLIQRDFLQGKSVQQMVNEALQRVPNDNGNKYIDEVNQIRDSLAVMGNNSTAFSLPQPHLQRTKLCDMEDKELEPLYVSRREQLKQVVGSIIKPKFVQGKTLNGKEFVSFLQQILEALNKGEIPSTGSLVEIFNKAILERCLKVYKEKLEGLRLPVPVEKLQQIHEVANGEAKLLFDKQHFGKHHAVQSILKLEDEITKVYKNFLLANEYQSSKLCEARFSECEDQMDHLQVLKLPSMAKFNAGFFYCNRTFVMECVGPAKERYDHRMSKMLLKSRALFIKEYNNKLFNWLVTFALVMVVLGRFVIKFFLLEIAAWVMFIFLETYTRMFWSAESLYYNPAWHIIVSSWETIVYSPLLDLDRWAIPIALLLLFWLFYWRCFARRKRGSRSVLPLYKNSHKNSSRPRSD; encoded by the exons ATGGGGCGCAGGTGGGCCCCGGGGATCTGCGCGGTGGCGCTGCTCTGgctcgccgcggccgccgccggagATCCCGATCCCGACGAGCTCGAGCGCGC GTTTCCGATTGTGGAGCCAGATTATGGCCACACTAAACTCCGTCTGTCAGAACAAGGTCTTGAGGCCATTCGGAGGATCGAAAATCCTATCGCTATTGTTGGT GTCATTGGTCCATATCGATCTGGAAAGTCTTTCCTTCTGAACCAACTTCTCTCCTTATCATGTGATAAAG GTTTTGGAGTTGGTCATATGCGGGATACTAAAACTAAAG GTATATGGATTTGGGGTAAACCTGTTGAGATGGATGTTGATGGCACCAAAGTATCTGTCCTTTATCTCGACACAGAAGGATTTGAGAGTGTTGGGAAGTCCAATGTATACGACGATAG GATATTTGCTTTGGCGACAGTCTTAAGTTCTGTGCTTATCTATAACCTTCCTGAGAcg GTGCGTGAAGCTGATATATCGAGGCTCTCATTTGCTGTTGAAATAGCTGAAGAATTCTATGGAAG AGTGAAG GGAGAAGAGATTGCTTTTGAGCCGGCAAAGCTTCTCTGGCTTATCCAGAGGGATTTCCTGC AAGGAAAATCAGTTCAGCAAATGGTCAATGAAGCCCTCCAACGGGTGCCTAATGATAATG GAAACAAATATATTGACGAG GTCAATCAAATCAGAGATTCGTTGGCAGTTATGGGAAACAACAGCACTGCTTTTAGCTTGCCCCAG CCTCATCTACAAAGAACAAAGCTATGCGACATGGAGGACAAAGAGCTTGAGCCGTTATACGTTTCAAGGCGAGAGCAATTGAAGCAGGTTGTTGGATCCATCATTAAACCTAAATTTGTGCAGGGAAAAACTCTGAATGGAAAGGAATTTGTGTCCTTTCTGCAGCAG ATACTTGAAGCTTTGAATAAAGGAGAGATTCCATCAACGGGATCTCTTGTTGAAATTTTCAACAAGGCTATTCTTGAACGCTGTCTGAAGGTATATAAGGAAAAACTTGAGGGCTTACGTCTACCTGTACCAGTAGAGAAACTGCAGCAAATTCATGAGGTGGCGAATGGCGAAGCCAAATTGCTGTTTGATAAACAGCACTTTGGTAAGCATCATGCTGTACAGTCAATCCTCAAGCTTGAAGATGAGATTACAAAG GTGTACAAAAACTTCCTTCTAGCTAATGAGTATCAATCGTCCAAGCTTTGCGAAGCACGTTTCTCGGAATGTGAAGATCAAATGGATCACCTTCAAGTCTTGAAACTTCCTTCCATGGCAAAGTTCAATGCAGGTTTTTTTTACTGCAATCGGACTTTTGTAATGGAATGTGTGGGGCCTGCGAAGGAAAGATATGATCATAGGATGTCAAAG ATGCTCCTCAAATCTCGTGCTCTTTTCATCAAGGAGTACAATAACAAGCTCTTCAATTGGTTGGTGACCTTCGCTCTGGTCATGGTCGTGCTTGGGCGCTTTGTGATCAAGTTCTTTCTACTTGAAATTGCTGCATGGGTAATGTTTATCTTCCTGGAGACATATACAAGAATGTTCTGGTCAGCAGAATCGCTGTACTATAATCCAGCTTGGCACATAATCGTTTCATCCTGGGAAACCATCGTGTACAGTCCACTTCTCGATCTGGACAG ATGGGCGATCCCCATAGCCTTGTTGCTATTATTTTGGCTTTTTTACTGGCGTTGCTTTGCTAGAAGGAAACGTGGCAGCCGCTCGGTGCTGCCACTGTACAAGAACTCTCACAAGAACTCGAGTCGCCCTAGATCAGACTGA
- the LOC119312205 gene encoding guanylate-binding protein 4-like isoform X2: MGRRWAPGICAVALLWLAAAAAGDPDPDELERAFPIVEPDYGHTKLRLSEQGLEAIRRIENPIAIVGVIGPYRSGKSFLLNQLLSLSCDKGFGVGHMRDTKTKGIWIWGKPVEMDVDGTKVSVLYLDTEGFESVGKSNVYDDRIFALATVLSSVLIYNLPETVREADISRLSFAVEIAEEFYGRVKGEEIAFEPAKLLWLIQRDFLQGKSVQQMVNEALQRVPNDNGNKYIDEVNQIRDSLAVMGNNSTAFSLPQPHLQRTKLCDMEDKELEPLYVSRREQLKQVVGSIIKPKFVQGKTLNGKEFVSFLQQILEALNKGEIPSTGSLVEIFNKAILERCLKVYKEKLEGLRLPVPVEKLQQIHEVANGEAKLLFDKQHFGKHHAVQSILKLEDEITKGVPCRCTKTSF, translated from the exons ATGGGGCGCAGGTGGGCCCCGGGGATCTGCGCGGTGGCGCTGCTCTGgctcgccgcggccgccgccggagATCCCGATCCCGACGAGCTCGAGCGCGC GTTTCCGATTGTGGAGCCAGATTATGGCCACACTAAACTCCGTCTGTCAGAACAAGGTCTTGAGGCCATTCGGAGGATCGAAAATCCTATCGCTATTGTTGGT GTCATTGGTCCATATCGATCTGGAAAGTCTTTCCTTCTGAACCAACTTCTCTCCTTATCATGTGATAAAG GTTTTGGAGTTGGTCATATGCGGGATACTAAAACTAAAG GTATATGGATTTGGGGTAAACCTGTTGAGATGGATGTTGATGGCACCAAAGTATCTGTCCTTTATCTCGACACAGAAGGATTTGAGAGTGTTGGGAAGTCCAATGTATACGACGATAG GATATTTGCTTTGGCGACAGTCTTAAGTTCTGTGCTTATCTATAACCTTCCTGAGAcg GTGCGTGAAGCTGATATATCGAGGCTCTCATTTGCTGTTGAAATAGCTGAAGAATTCTATGGAAG AGTGAAG GGAGAAGAGATTGCTTTTGAGCCGGCAAAGCTTCTCTGGCTTATCCAGAGGGATTTCCTGC AAGGAAAATCAGTTCAGCAAATGGTCAATGAAGCCCTCCAACGGGTGCCTAATGATAATG GAAACAAATATATTGACGAG GTCAATCAAATCAGAGATTCGTTGGCAGTTATGGGAAACAACAGCACTGCTTTTAGCTTGCCCCAG CCTCATCTACAAAGAACAAAGCTATGCGACATGGAGGACAAAGAGCTTGAGCCGTTATACGTTTCAAGGCGAGAGCAATTGAAGCAGGTTGTTGGATCCATCATTAAACCTAAATTTGTGCAGGGAAAAACTCTGAATGGAAAGGAATTTGTGTCCTTTCTGCAGCAG ATACTTGAAGCTTTGAATAAAGGAGAGATTCCATCAACGGGATCTCTTGTTGAAATTTTCAACAAGGCTATTCTTGAACGCTGTCTGAAGGTATATAAGGAAAAACTTGAGGGCTTACGTCTACCTGTACCAGTAGAGAAACTGCAGCAAATTCATGAGGTGGCGAATGGCGAAGCCAAATTGCTGTTTGATAAACAGCACTTTGGTAAGCATCATGCTGTACAGTCAATCCTCAAGCTTGAAGATGAGATTACAAAG GGTGTACCTTGTAGGTGTACAAAAACTTCCTTCTAG
- the LOC119312206 gene encoding bZIP transcription factor RISBZ2-like produces MERGVFSVEEIPDPFWGQPSPRPAGAAGGGGAEGAMNRCPSEWYFQKFLEEAVLDSPAADPAPMAGASGAGAAQVKQTAAAAAAAAPAATGAVVDPVEYNAMLKQKLEKDLAAVAMWRASGAMPPERFAASPSLPNADVQHIGTINPIGGNVVPVQNKLAVGASGVSGPHLVQNADALVKQAASSSSREQSEDDDMEGEDEITGNGVPTDQRLRRRKQSNRESARRSRSRKAAHLNELEAQVSQLRVENSSLLRRLADVNQKYNGAAVDNRVLKADVETLRAKVKMAEDSVKRVTGMSALFPAGSDMSSLSMPFTGSPSEATSDAAVPDDLSAYFSTSEAGGNNGYMPEMASSAQEDDNFLNEAMDTGKMGRPDSLHRVASLEHLQQRMCGGPASSGSTS; encoded by the exons ATGGAGCGCGGCGTCTTCTCCGTCGAGGAGATCCCCGACCCCTTCTGGGGCCAGCCGTCGCCGCGCCCGGCGGGGGCGGCCGGAGGGGGCGGCGCAGAGGGCGCGATGAACCGGTGCCCGTCCGAGTGGTACTTCCAGAAGTTCCTCGAGGAGGCCGTGCTCGACAGCCCCGCCGCCGACCCTGCCCCGATGGCCGGTGCTAGCGGGGCCGGGGCCGCGCAGGTGAAGCagaccgccgctgccgctgccgcggcggcgccggcggcgacggGCGCGGTGGTGGACCCGGTGGAGTACAACGCCATGCTCAAGCAGAAGCTGGAGAAGGacctcgccgccgtcgccatgtGGAGG GCCTCTGGTGCCATGCCTCCAGAACGTTTTGCAGCTAGTCCGTCATTGCCAAATGCAGATGTTCAGCATATAGGCACTATTAATCCCATAGGAG GCAATGTGGTTCCAGTTCAAAACAAGCTAGCTGTTGGCGCAAGTGGGGTGTCGGGTCCGCATCTGGTACAAAATGCCGATGCCCTTGTAAAGCAAGCCGCTAGCTCTTCTTCGCGGGAGCAGTCAGAAGATGATGATATGGAAGGAGAAGACGAGATCACTGGGAATGGGGTCCCTACTGATCAAAGACTGCGGAGGAG GAAGCAATCCAATCGGGAATCGGCCAGGCGTTCAAGAAGCAGAAAGGCAGCTCACCTGAATGAGCTAGAAGCACAG GTATCACAGTTAAGAGTTGAAAACTCCTCACTGTTAAGGCGGCTTGCTGATGTTAATCAGAAATACAATGGTGCTGCCGTTGACAATAGGGTATTAAAAGCAGATGTTGAAACCTTGAGAGCAAAG gtgaagatggcagaggactCGGTGAAGCGGGTGACAGGCATGAGCGCTCTGTTCCCTGCGGGCTCTGACATGTCGTCCCTCAGCATGCCCTTCACCGGCTCCCCATCAGAGGCCACCTCCGACGCGGCCGTCCCGGACGACCTTAGCGCTTACTTCTCCACAAGCGAGGCCGGAGGTAACAACGGATACATGCCCGAGATGGCCTCCTCGGCGCAAGAGGATGACAATTTCCTCAATGAGGCCATGGATACCGGCAAGATGGGCAGACCTGACTCGCTGCATCGTGTGGCGAGCCTGGAGCACCTCCAGCAGAGGATGTGTGGCGGACCGGCTTCATCCGGATCGACCTCGTAG